From the genome of Sphingobacterium kitahiroshimense, one region includes:
- the traN gene encoding conjugative transposon protein TraN, translated as MKNHLKIFWAFALILGFAVQSYAQDSARTKLALGKIEPYKMEVTYDKTSHLIFPTAIRYVDLGSEYLIAGKAEDAENVLRVKASVRDFEPETNFSVITNDGRFYSFNVYYSSYPEAMSYDLLTMQKAVDKANGNDVLFEELGNNSPSLAGLLLETIYKKDKRIVKHIGAKSFGIQFILKGIYIHNGKYYFHTELRNRTNVPFQIDFVNFKVVDKKVAKRTVVQERPMIPLRTYKPLDDIAGKTIEQNVFLLDQFTIADDKVLLIEIFEKNGGRHQTLQIENSDLIKARLINDMHLKF; from the coding sequence ATGAAAAATCATTTAAAAATCTTTTGGGCATTTGCCCTGATACTCGGCTTTGCCGTACAGTCTTACGCACAGGATAGTGCAAGAACTAAACTTGCATTGGGCAAGATAGAACCGTATAAAATGGAAGTGACCTACGATAAAACTTCGCACCTGATTTTCCCGACTGCCATTCGTTACGTGGATTTGGGTAGCGAATACCTGATTGCAGGGAAAGCGGAAGATGCGGAAAACGTGTTGCGTGTAAAAGCATCGGTAAGGGATTTTGAACCCGAAACCAATTTTTCTGTCATTACCAATGACGGGCGTTTTTACAGCTTCAATGTGTATTACAGTTCCTATCCGGAGGCAATGAGCTATGACCTGCTCACGATGCAAAAGGCAGTAGATAAAGCCAATGGTAACGATGTGCTTTTTGAAGAATTGGGCAACAATTCTCCGTCATTGGCAGGCTTGCTGTTGGAAACGATTTACAAGAAAGACAAACGTATTGTAAAGCATATCGGGGCTAAGAGCTTCGGTATTCAGTTTATCCTCAAAGGCATTTACATACACAACGGCAAATACTATTTCCATACGGAATTGAGAAACCGTACCAATGTGCCATTTCAGATTGATTTTGTGAATTTCAAGGTAGTGGATAAAAAGGTAGCCAAACGTACCGTAGTACAGGAACGCCCGATGATACCGCTTAGGACTTACAAGCCACTGGACGACATTGCCGGAAAAACAATCGAACAAAACGTCTTCCTGTTAGACCAATTTACCATTGCCGATGACAAGGTACTGCTGATTGAGATTTTCGAGAAAAACGGAGGCAGGCATCAAACGCTCCAGATAGAAAATTCCGACTTAATCAAAGCCCGTTTGATTAACGATATGCACCTGAAATTTTAA
- a CDS encoding DUF3872 domain-containing protein, which yields MIAIFNKFRIGLSSIYVLLAILTASVTLVSCSKDDELEIQNDFPFEVKVMPVPKDVASGQTVEIRITIQRTGNYSNTQYFLRYFQFDGQGTLRYYDEPPYLPNDLYSLPTEQFRLYYTSSSTVSQSFEVWISDNFGNEKQLSFQFNSSD from the coding sequence ATGATAGCAATATTCAATAAATTCAGGATAGGATTAAGCTCAATATATGTACTCTTGGCAATCCTCACAGCTTCGGTTACGTTGGTATCTTGTAGCAAAGACGATGAACTCGAAATACAGAACGATTTCCCTTTTGAGGTCAAAGTAATGCCTGTACCCAAAGATGTTGCCAGTGGGCAGACCGTAGAGATACGGATTACCATACAGCGAACAGGCAATTACAGCAATACGCAATATTTTCTCCGCTACTTCCAATTTGACGGTCAAGGCACATTGCGGTATTATGACGAACCACCGTATTTGCCAAACGATTTGTATTCGTTGCCAACGGAGCAGTTCCGGTTGTATTACACTTCGTCATCTACCGTATCACAATCCTTTGAGGTTTGGATTTCGGATAACTTCGGTAACGAAAAGCAGTTGAGCTTTCAGTTCAACAGTAGTGATTAA
- a CDS encoding conjugal transfer protein TraO: MKKYIYTVMLIFMAITVTQAQRMLPKQKGLEVSTGVLSNDKIGNDYYINVAMTVNGKNGNYQLWALEYTHQYHDYKALRIPQETYTAEGGYSFFLLGDARKNITLNFGITGVVGYESINRGEAMLYDGAKILSEDNFIYGAGGRLTFETYLSDRFVLVLQGRTKVLWGTDLEQFRPSAGVGLRFNF; this comes from the coding sequence ATGAAAAAGTATATCTATACCGTGATGCTCATCTTTATGGCCATCACGGTCACACAGGCACAAAGAATGTTACCTAAACAGAAAGGATTGGAAGTGAGTACGGGTGTGCTGTCCAATGATAAAATCGGTAACGATTATTATATCAATGTAGCAATGACCGTAAACGGCAAAAATGGTAACTATCAGCTTTGGGCGTTGGAATACACTCATCAATACCACGATTATAAAGCCCTCCGCATACCGCAGGAAACTTATACCGCAGAGGGCGGTTACAGCTTCTTCCTCTTGGGCGATGCCCGTAAGAACATCACGCTGAACTTCGGAATAACAGGTGTAGTCGGTTACGAAAGTATCAACCGTGGCGAAGCAATGTTGTATGACGGAGCAAAAATTTTGAGCGAGGATAATTTTATCTACGGAGCTGGTGGACGGCTCACATTTGAAACGTACCTGTCCGACCGTTTTGTGTTAGTCCTGCAAGGGCGTACAAAGGTTTTGTGGGGTACAGACTTGGAACAGTTCCGACCGTCCGCAGGCGTGGGATTAAGGTTTAATTTTTAA
- the traK gene encoding conjugative transposon protein TraK: MEFKTLRNIENSFRQIRLYAIVFAVLCLSVVGFSLWKSYSFADEQRQKIYVLDNGKSLMLALSQDASINRPVEAREHVRRFHELFFTLAPDKNAIESNMSRAFNLADKSAFDYYKDLSEKGYYSRIISGNVQQRIEVDSVVCNFDTYPYAVRTYAKQFIIRSSNVTRRNLITSCYLVNSVRSDNNPQGFNIEKFAVIENRDIEVIER, encoded by the coding sequence ATGGAATTTAAAACATTAAGAAATATCGAAAACAGTTTTAGGCAAATACGGCTGTATGCCATTGTATTTGCCGTTCTCTGCCTAAGCGTGGTAGGATTTTCACTTTGGAAATCTTACAGCTTTGCAGACGAACAACGCCAAAAAATCTATGTGCTGGATAATGGAAAATCGTTGATGCTTGCCTTATCGCAAGATGCAAGTATCAACCGACCTGTGGAAGCAAGGGAGCACGTCAGACGTTTTCACGAGCTCTTTTTTACGCTTGCTCCCGACAAGAACGCTATCGAAAGCAATATGAGCAGGGCATTCAACCTTGCCGATAAATCAGCTTTTGATTATTACAAAGACCTGTCGGAAAAGGGTTATTACAGCAGGATTATTTCGGGGAATGTACAGCAACGCATTGAGGTGGATAGTGTCGTGTGCAATTTCGACACCTATCCGTATGCGGTGCGTACTTACGCCAAACAATTCATTATCCGTTCGAGCAACGTGACCAGGCGTAACCTGATTACTTCCTGCTATCTCGTGAACTCTGTCCGTTCGGACAACAACCCGCAAGGCTTCAACATCGAAAAGTTTGCAGTGATAGAAAACAGGGATATAGAAGTTATCGAACGCTAA
- the traM gene encoding conjugative transposon protein TraM, with translation MKENENKKSVVRVTEGNQAATADVPQDGTQNKAEKLKKPLIFGLMGIVFVGCMYLIFKPSADKKEIENIGLNDAVPEATGAGMPADKGKAYELEMLERKEQEKRNALTTLSDYWNTEDKKEPNDEFPEEDESNSYGGGRGSGRNGNPALSSYRNAQSTLGSFYQDNNSETTELRRQLDELKEQLAEKDVPKSVTVDDQLALMEKSYQMAAKYLPTGTNSTEVPPAKDAGTATAGSTQKEHFVAFTPTRKNTVSALYREPTDSAFLADWSETRNRGFYTAGSIEQTAQPKNSIKACVHDAQTVIGETGVRLRLLEPAQTPQRTIPKGTIVTANAKFQGGRLQLKITSVELEGNIIPVDITIYDLDGQQGLYVPYSPEMNALTEMAGNMSQTSGTSIMLTQNAGQQVAADLSRGVVQGVSGYFTKKVRTPKVTLKAGHQVFLVSKK, from the coding sequence ATGAAAGAAAATGAGAACAAAAAGTCGGTTGTTCGGGTAACGGAAGGGAACCAGGCAGCAACCGCTGATGTACCGCAAGACGGTACACAGAACAAAGCCGAAAAGCTCAAAAAGCCGCTCATCTTTGGCTTAATGGGAATTGTCTTCGTAGGTTGTATGTACCTCATATTTAAACCATCCGCAGACAAAAAGGAAATCGAGAACATTGGGCTGAACGATGCAGTACCAGAGGCTACCGGAGCAGGAATGCCTGCCGACAAAGGCAAGGCTTATGAGTTGGAAATGCTGGAACGCAAAGAGCAAGAAAAACGCAATGCACTTACCACGCTTTCTGACTATTGGAATACTGAAGACAAAAAAGAGCCTAATGATGAATTTCCCGAAGAAGACGAAAGCAACAGCTATGGCGGTGGCAGAGGTTCGGGCAGAAACGGCAATCCGGCATTGAGCAGTTACCGCAATGCACAAAGCACATTGGGTTCATTTTATCAGGATAACAACTCTGAAACAACAGAACTCCGCAGGCAATTGGACGAACTAAAAGAACAATTAGCCGAGAAAGATGTGCCTAAATCTGTAACCGTTGATGACCAGCTTGCCCTAATGGAGAAATCCTACCAGATGGCGGCAAAGTATCTGCCAACGGGTACAAATTCGACAGAAGTTCCACCTGCTAAGGATGCAGGTACGGCTACCGCAGGTTCAACTCAAAAGGAGCATTTTGTGGCATTCACACCTACAAGAAAGAACACCGTTTCCGCTTTGTATCGTGAGCCTACGGACAGTGCCTTTTTAGCCGATTGGAGCGAAACAAGAAACCGGGGCTTTTATACCGCAGGTTCTATTGAGCAAACGGCACAACCGAAAAACAGTATCAAAGCCTGTGTACACGATGCGCAAACGGTTATCGGCGAAACAGGGGTACGATTGCGATTGTTAGAGCCAGCCCAAACGCCTCAACGTACCATTCCGAAAGGAACGATTGTAACAGCTAATGCCAAATTTCAGGGAGGTCGATTACAGCTAAAGATTACCTCCGTAGAATTAGAGGGCAACATCATTCCGGTTGATATAACCATTTACGATTTGGACGGACAGCAAGGCTTGTACGTTCCGTATTCGCCGGAAATGAACGCCCTTACCGAAATGGCGGGCAATATGAGCCAGACTTCGGGAACAAGCATAATGCTCACGCAGAATGCAGGACAACAGGTTGCTGCTGATTTAAGCCGTGGCGTGGTACAGGGTGTTTCGGGCTATTTCACAAAAAAGGTGAGAACCCCAAAGGTTACGCTAAAAGCAGGGCATCAGGTCTTCCTTGTATCTAAAAAATAA
- a CDS encoding helix-turn-helix domain-containing protein: protein MEVIAIQKSALDGMKNELREILEMTENAVRKYTPIFKEEQWLDNQEVCLMMNITKRTLQTYKDKGLLPYSKLNRKNYYKRSDVQALLEAGQPYNTNDNGFTDE, encoded by the coding sequence ATGGAAGTTATCGCAATACAAAAATCCGCATTGGACGGAATGAAAAATGAGCTAAGGGAAATTTTGGAAATGACCGAAAATGCTGTACGGAAATACACGCCGATTTTCAAAGAAGAGCAATGGCTCGACAACCAGGAAGTGTGTTTGATGATGAACATTACCAAACGGACTTTGCAGACCTATAAGGACAAAGGCTTATTGCCATATTCCAAACTGAACCGCAAGAATTATTATAAACGCTCGGACGTACAGGCTTTACTCGAAGCCGGACAGCCGTACAATACCAACGACAATGGATTTACTGACGAATGA